GCGGGCCGCAAGGGAAGCGGCGACGCCCTCGCGTCGCTCCTCGAGGAGCTGGCCTCAGTGGCGGGTCTGCCCACACGCCTCGGCCAGGTCGGCGTCGGCGATGACGCCATCGCCGATCTGGCGAAGGACGCGGCCGAGCAATGGACGGGCCGTTTCAATCCTCGACCCTTCGACGAGGAGGCGGCCCGGGAGATCTATCGTTGGGCCTCCTGATCCTCGTCTCGCTCCTGCAAGCCGCAGCGGCGCCTGATGAATGGAGCCAGTTCCGGGGGACCCTGCTTCGCACCGGTATCTCGAACGCCGAGATTCCCGATGAGCTGGAGCTTCTCTGGAGCTTCGAAGCCGGATTCTCCATCGACTCGTCGGCCGCCATCGCCGATGAAATCGTCTATATGACCGCGCTGCCGGGTCTGGTCGCGGCGCTACGGCTCGACGATGGCTCGGTCGTCTGGAAACGCGACTTCGGCGAGGAGATGGATCGATTCGGTGAGTCCTCGCCGACGGTCGCCGAAGGAATCGTTTATGTGGGTGACCTCCTCGGAGTCGCCCACGCCTTCGATGTTTCGGACGGCACCACTCGGTGGACCTTCGAGACGGAGAGCGAG
The genomic region above belongs to Vicinamibacteria bacterium and contains:
- a CDS encoding PQQ-binding-like beta-propeller repeat protein, which produces MGLLILVSLLQAAAAPDEWSQFRGTLLRTGISNAEIPDELELLWSFEAGFSIDSSAAIADEIVYMTALPGLVAALRLDDGSVVWKRDFGEEMDRFGESSPTVAEGIVYVGDLLGVAHAFDVSDGTTRWTFETESEIKSSPAVIDDLVLVASYDERLYALDRKTGELRWKFQSQGPLHSTPGVSDGLAYVTGCDSILRGIRVEDGSEAFQLSSGAY